The DNA sequence aaactTGCCAACATAAGAAAAGCTACACAGATAGGCAGCTCCTTTAATAAGAAGTCACCCTGCTCCAGAGGatgggacctctggagaccaccGAGCCCAAGCCCTGCCTGTGCAGGGTCAGCCAgcgcaggttgcccaggacaaACCTCTCCACATGTCACTCTGCGGAGGAGAAGCAATTGCCCAAATGCCTctgttttactgcagaaatgcaattcTGCCATCCTGCTGAGTATTTCTGGTGAACGTGCAGCTCTTAGAAGTTTGTGGGAGGTGGGGTAAAAGTGTATGAATGGCTTTTGAGTAACACGCTTTCCTTCCTGAAATGATTTTCTTGGCAAACATGAAAGCTGTTTCCTAAAGGTTTAGAAATACACCCACGTCCCCCGGACACTCTTTAGGAAAAGGTGCTTTATTCATTCATGCAACCACTTCGTAGTACTGCAGAGTCAATGCATTTCCACAGCAGTAAGCAAGAGTGAGTCAGAACGAAACTGCACCGTCAAGATCTCTGACATGGCAAAGGAAATACAGGTAAACACAGCCGAGTATCATCCGTGCGCAGGCCAGAGTTTCCTTTGTGGAATGGACGCATCTGGCTTACGCTcgtaccaaaaaaaaaaaacaacaaaaaaacccaaaaaaaaaaccaaaccaaaaaaaaccctacgAACCAGGTTCCAAAACAGGGAGGAGGGAATTGCACAAGACTGAGAACCCCTCTGCATGCTCTGAGTGTCAAACTGAAATGACTTCATGGAGACCCACAGATTGCTCAAAATACGAGAGGTTTGGAAACGAGCGCTCAGCTCCTCAGCAGGAAGGAGGGGGGGTCCCGGCACCGCTGCCGCACCGGCTCCCGCTGATGGCAGAGGAGCTTCCCGTGTGCCCCAAGTCCTTTTGCTTTGCATCCCACAAAAATAGCAGCACCTAGCACTAAAGCTGAGGCTGAGAGTGACCCCTCCACTGCAGGAGCCCAGATTTGCAGAGAAGTGCCTGGGGCTGCATCCTTCACCGAAGGGAGCGGGTTCAGCTCCGGGGCTTTGGGCCAGGCTGCCCACGGACCCGCTGCGGGGCCCTGCCTCCCGGTACCATCGCACCCACTGCCCTGACCATACCGGTTTCCATGCCCTGATGGAACTTCAGCAGCTGTCTAGGTCTTGGCAGTGAAACTTTATCTGCTGCTCgctcttctcctttctcatgGCTTCTGCTGGCAGTCAAGGGGAGAAACCACATGGCTGCGTTagagcagggggagaaaaatggGTGATTCAGATCAACTTGTAGTGATTCACCGGGAGCAGGCTTCCTCTCGTCCTTTGGAAGAGGCAACTccaacaacaaaaggaaaacaaatcagaaCACAAAATCCCACCATCTGCACCTCAAACCCTTCAATTACTAATGTTTCATCACCTTTCCTCTTACTCATACATACATACAGCAAATAGTCCCCTTTTgctcctaaaaataaaatttttaaaatgtaaatatacagTAACAAACAAtactttgcctttttccagctttttctttttttttttttgcaagaagttCCTTCACAAAGGTTTGCAAATTCGACTTAAAAGTTAAGCTCAGTGCAGTGAAGGAAATGAGAATTGAAGCGCTTTGTCTAAAACAAGGACAAAGCCTGTTGGAAGCAGGTTGGGAAGAATGCACTATTTCAAAGTAACACAAGAGCTTTCAAAGAAACCCCCCTGATTTCAGAAAGGCCAAATTCATCTCCACTTTCTCTTTCTTGGATAACAGATTCCCATATTAGTCAGTGAAATCTTTATCACAAGGAAGCAGGGGAGTGTGtactaatatatatatagaaagagagcatgaaagaaaggaaagcgGAAAACAAGAGAGACGTCAGAGGAGTTATCTTCACCTCTGAAATGGTAATTTTATCAGAGCCGGGACAGTAAGTGTCAGTTAACACAGTACACCCAGTTCGTAGAGCCAGCACCAGGTTGCTTGGATGGGGCTCGTGCCCATTTCTAGGAAATCAAGTTGAactaaaaaaaccagaaacacaaaTATTCATGACCTGCTTATACACTTCAACACCACAAGCCAATGTTAAAATCCTGGCTCCCATGGCCCAAACCCTGCTCCCACCCGGCTGCTGTGCGTAAGCAGCCGGTGCACAAGCCCCGAGGGACCGGAGCAGCAACGCATCCCAGCCGGCCGGGCTCCTCCACCGCATCCCGGCACATCACAGAAGTGACCCCGTTAGCAGCCGGGCACAACCCCAGCTGAAATTTGGGAGCATAGGCTTCGAGCTTGGTGAAGGCACTGAAAATTCGCATCGACTTCAGCAGACATATGcgttaactggaaaaaaaataaattaggattCAAGATTATCATGTATATTTGCAGTATAGGATTAGAACGCCAAAGGAGATGACAGTGTATTTGTGCAGATTCATTAAAAGCAATACTGCTGATTTATGCATGGTGCTGGGGATCCTAAGTGCAGATTTGATATGGAGGttgaaaaatagaaacactttttttcccctaacaatAAGGcattcatctaaaaataaaaagtagctGTGAGAATGCAGAAGTAACCTCACACAGCACCTTTTCTTCTTCGCATTATATCTGAAGCTTTCCTCTTTAGCCACATTTAAATTTACAAGAagcaagcaatgaaaaaaaattgcagagtCTAAGCACAAAAGATTTGATGGGGtgtgaggagaggaggggggtcAAGAGAACAGGAAACCCAAGTTGACGGGAAACCCAAGTGACATTTAGTTTTAATGAATGACTTAAAACCCCAATATTGCTCGCCAGGAAATGGGGAGAGGAAATTGAGCGATGTTTTGAGAGTATAAATTAGGGGCTCCATCAAGGTGAAGGCTACAGATCGGCTTTTTACCCTCCTGTGAAATTCAGCCGAGAGCTGGGCCAAGAGGAAGGCAGCTCATTTTCGCAGCATGCAAacctgctcagccctgctctgcctgctcctggctgcctgcaccctgcctgccaggTGCTCGCCCACCGACCCCAGCTGCCTCCACTTCTCGGAGCTCCTGCCTGCAAAGCTCAAAGAGCTGAGGATCAAGTTTGAGGAAATTAAGGATTATTTTGTAAGTATAACCCTGCTAGTCTGTCTTTCCTCcttcatgttttgcttttttttttttttttttttgcaaagttcaGTGATTTGGATGAGGGGGAAGACAGCTTCCTCCCGGCAGCAATGATTTGGTTGTGTGTTGTGTTATGGGCTAACGAGGGCGAGCAAGCGAAGTTCAGTTTCATTGCTCACTGAGAGACGATGTGCAAGGGTTTTCTTCCTAGTTTGAGTTACAATGAACTCAAGAGATTTCATAGTGAACCTTTGTGAACCTTCCTAGCCAGACTTCCCCCGAAGTGTTGCAGATCAAATTATTCAATGAATTAATTGGAAGGTAACAGTCCCTTCTTCAGGGCAACGAGGTCCAGCCTCGCTGAAGTCAATGCTAGATGAAAAGGGAAATCAATCTTTTGCTATagactttttctctgaaagaacCACAAAAGCCTGAGCATGGTATATTATGACTGGGGAAACACTACAGTAACTAGCACTTGCTTTGGTGCCTGTAAAAGGTCACCGCTTTGTGTCGCAGCTAACGGGAGCCTTGGGGTTGCTGAGAAAGCAGCACAAGATCTACTCAGAGCATTTGTCATTGCATCAGTACTGATAGAGGTGGTCGGTCACATCTGCGTTACTATTTTAGTTAATGTCAGTGTGTTTTAGCAATAAAACAAGATAGTTCTCCAGATTAAATCTCAGGCTTAATGTCACAGCTTGCACTTATTACCAAATGAACACAGCCAAGACTTTAGATTTAAATCTTGCTGTAAATCTCCCAGTTAATTTTGGGAATGACTATTTTTAATCTCTCAGGAAAGTCAGTAAGTACCTGGTGCCATGGGGCGATGCTTTGTGTGGTGCCAGCCCACCCCACTGCAGCTCCCTGGTCTTCCAGAGCTGATGGTGCAACAGAGATGCCACAAGACAAAACACCCTCTGCAGATCCCCTTCGGCTGCAGACTTACAGAGATAACCAAACCGGGAGGATTAAACCCTCCGGCCCCCGGCGAGCCCGCGGGCAGACAGGCTGGGGCGGATACCTCGCTTCCAGGGGCTGCCGTAACCTTGACAGCTACCTGAAGAGCGACGCGGTTTGCATCAGCGCTCTTAAATAAACACGCTCCACAGCCGAAGCGAGTGCGCAGCGCTGGCAGCGGGGGGAGGAGTTTCACATTAACAAAATCGATGGCACTGAGGTTTCTGATTTCATTATCTTGCTGTCTTGACCTAACCGTAGCGGCACTGCAAGATTACGGACCAAAGAGTCGGTGGCTCCTGTATCTGGTGTTACTGTGCTTGCACACAAGCGTGCTGGGCGCTCTTCGCTTCAGCGAGACCACAAATGCAAACAAGCAAAACGATAGTTTGTAAGGCAGAGTGAAAAATAGCGTTGACTGCCAAAGTAAAGCTCACGTTTCCATTGCATCCTTACAGCAATCAAAAGATGATGAACTTAACATCCAGTTGCTCAGCTCCGAACTGCTGGATGAATTTAAGGTAAGAATTATAATTCTCATGTAAGTCCCTTATCCTTCTTCACCCCTCGGCCGGTGTGTTTTGTAAGAAAGGAAGCAGGCTGGAAATTGGGGCATTTCCTAACGTCACAGGGACGGTTCTCCAGCCAAGCAGTAACACGTgtgtctgcagcagggctgaagGATAGTTCTCCCCACATCACAGCCGCAGCAAGCGGTGCTAACATGCTGCAAGCACTCTGACCGCCACCGcgattttgatttttttttgatttttttttttttttaaaaaaaacacccacacacGTTGGTGCTGGTGGCCAGCCTCAACACGGTtacctcctctctccccagggGAGCTTCGGCTGCCAGTCCGTGTTGGAGATGATGCGGTTCTACGTGGAGGAGGTCCTGCCCAGCGCCATGGGGACCAGCACGCACCACCGGCAGAGCGTGGGGgacctgagcaacctgctgctGAGCCTGAAGGCGATGATGAGGCGCTGTGTGAGTGGGGCTCAGCATCACGGCGGGGAGGATGGAATCAGTGCCCTGGCAACgcagggacagcagcagggtggggaggagcaggagcagggctccGGGCAGGCAGAGTCCGTAAAGATGGGGTTTCTCTTAGCCCCTGCTCTCCAGGCTTCCAGCAGTTAAATAATGATGGTTCAGAGCCTCTGTCCAGGAGCACCATTTATTTGCAGCCAGCCCTGTCCAACAGAGTCTGGCTGAAGAGATAAGGGGAGCGAGAGCAAAGGGTCTGTCCCTTACCTGGGTGCCGGAGCAGCGTGGCTCTGTGACGATGCCTTCCGACACCGCGCTTGCTGCGGCCGTGACCCCATCACCGGCTGCAGGCTGAGTCAGACGGCACACACCCTGCCCCGAGCAGACAGCACCGCGGGGCTGCCCTCACCCGGGGCCGGCAGCAAGGAGCACAGGGCTGGGAAGGTCTCGGGGGTCCGTGCTCGGGTCACACCGAGCTCCTTTCATCAGCGCACGGTGCAAAGCAGCCGCAGTTGCTGCCCCAGAGAGCCCCACGGCTGCAcgtggggaaggggaaggtggaGACTGGCGGGGTGGCCGTGACGAGGGGCAAGCGGAGGGGAGAGCCCTGGGAAGGAAACCCATGTGGTTGAAGCCGTTGCTTGTTCCTTTGCAGAACAGATTCTTCGTGTGCGAGAAGAGGACCAAAACCATAAAGCACATTAAGGAGACGTTCGATAAGGTAAGGTCCCCGCTCACATGGCTGCACCGAGGTTGGGAGGAACCCGCCGTCCCAGGCAAGGCAGTGGATTTTACTGCCGGCTTTAGGATAgagaacaaaattttaaaaaattctttaattaaatgaatACCTAAGGTAGAGAAATCCAGAGAGCGATGCTCAAAGGAGCAGCCAGCAGGGCTGCCTCAGGGGTTGGGCAGAGAAGCTGGAGATGGTGGTGGAAGGAGAATATACCTAGCGATTGTACATCACGTATATTGTCACACTCAGACCTAAACGGACTTGGCTTTCACCTGCAGATGAACGAGAACGGAATCTACAAGGCCATGGGAGAGTTCGACATTTTCATCAACTACATCGAAGAGTACTTGCTGATGAAGAGACGGAAATGAAAATGCCCAGGGGTCTGCGTCTTTCGCACAAAATCCTGCTGTTTTTTCAGAGATCACTTTAGGCTGCGAGAACACACAAGAGACTAAGTTATCTTAGGGTTCAAGTCAAGAATTACAGGTCAATAATTTCAGGTTTAGTATggtatttaaaagttattttaacaactgaatttaatatttattacttcTGATACCTCAGTGTTTATGTTTACaatatgttttgaaaagtgTGGTGAGCTtgtaaaatgctatttattgttcaattttttaatactgtttgtGATAGAGCTATTTTATTCGTAGCTTCCAAACACCCAAAGCAGTGTTCCTCTGGGGAGCAGATAAGGAGCAGAGCTTATCCTGGGTGCAACTTCACTGAGCATGGttgcctcagcagcagcaattccAGCTCTGAGTTCagcaaagtttaattttaaggAAGTGAGGACTCTCTTCCTGTTCTAGCCCTCTATTTATGCAATCAAATGTTTTTATGCTTAACCACGTCACTGTCTCTGGTTCTGCAGTTGGAATCAGgcactgaaatattaaaaattattccatgGCCTTGCACTGAGCAAAATAATGATAAATGTAAGCAAGGGCACTTTTTTCTCCCGTGCACGGAAAGCAatgcggagaaggacctgcgCTCCTGCGAACAACACGCGATCATGCCGCAGCGGGAGATCAGTTAACCCCACCTCTAGACTTCAGCCTATATATTAGTCCaggttaaagaaaacaaattagtAGTAGGAATGAAGTGTTTGGTTCTAATAGAACTTGACTGAAATATTGCTAACAACTGATTTCCAGAGCtcctgggtcagctgttctgcaCTTTCAAAAGTTAATATTACTAATTTCCAGTCTTTGATTGGGTTTTACTcgctgttttgttgttggtttttttttttcttttagaagttaGATATTTAATTAACCACCATTTTAAGGTGGCTTGGGTAATTTGCATTCAAATTCATAAAGCTGCATGCAGCACTGACAGGGTTTGCGCTATTTCTCATCCCGCGCACGAGGAGCCGCCGCGGACGAGCGCTGCAGGGGAAGGCTGCACCGAGAGCAGCTTCGGGGCCCCCGAGGGCGGCCGATTTTCGGGCTCCCTTTCCTCCTCGCCCCGGTCTCCTGCACGCCCCCACGAGTGCTACAGGACACCGAGCCAGAGGAAAACGCCATAACCCAGAGGCATTTGCTTCTAATATTTAGAAGTATTAGGGCGCCAGTATGATGAAACACTGTCagtttgttgtttgctttgtaaGTTACCACTGAAGAGAGGTTATTTATATTTGATTTATTCTATTTGTACATTTATGGTGACAGAAGGGCAGTCCTGCTGGCAGCCTGCCCGCACGGGAATTAGTTATCCCAAAGCAGGAATGCTGCTCCGTGGCTCGCTCCTTCTGCTGAAAGCAATCGGGTGGCATCGGCTCAAGGGCAGCCTGGGAGCCAAGCACTGTAAAACTTCATTTAAGCTTCTTACCAAGACACATTGAGTTCGTGTTGAGCCAACTTCTGTACTCGTTTTTCCGTGAGAAGGGAGGACGGTCCTGGAGAGAGCCAAGAACATCAGCAGCTCCGTTCCCGGCGGCAGCACTGGCGGGGCACCGTGCCTTGGCCACGGCTTCGGTCACTGTGTGAACTTTTGCATGTTTATCTgtacaaaaagaaagtttttatttttgctaataaaGACTTCCTAATGAATAAAGCCTCTGTCGCATTCTTCCAAGTTGTGAACGGGGCTGTGAGCCAGCACCAGCGCGTGGGTGCTGTGCCCACTGTCACCCTGCTGGGGAAGAGCCTGGCGGGCACGGATCCAGGCGAGGAGGACCACGGATGATGCGTTACGTGCATTAATGGCCAGGGAAGTGAGAAGACCCGAGGTCCTCACATTTAAATCCAAATTTCTGGCAAAATTTGCTGGGACAAAATACTCGCCAGTGATATCTTACAGTAGAAAAAACGCTGGCCCTGAGGTACTCCATGGGTCACTCCAGCCTCTGGTGAAGTGGGTCAGCCATTGCCCTTTCCAGAGCAGCATTTACAGTTAAATAACTGGTTATGCGCCCAAAGGTCATCAGTGATCACCGGGGCTTTAACATCCCTGCGCCTCCCTTCCCCTGATTTACAGGAGATAGCACTGCTGCCTCCGTTCATCTGCTGAGATGTTTCTAACTTCACATCTGTTCTCAGTCAGGATGAGGCCTTGATGCTAAATCGGGTAGTAGATACTAGCTAAAAACTAGACTAACATAAATTAACGACAgaactgtttgcttttcctgggGCTGGGGATTGCGTATCTCTGCACGTGGATCGGTATGCACGGCAGCTGAATCCTGAACAAAACCGAGGGGGCGTGCACGTGGGAACTTACAGCTCTGTTACTAATAAACCAGAATTCAACCAGTGTAACCATTTCCAAACTCCAGCTCACACCGGCACCCGGGGGCAGCTGCTGGCAAGTACCTGCCTGGCCACGTTTCTGTTTCACTTTCGAGCCTCTTTCGTTTTCACCGCTCCGAGCCCTTCGCTTGCGAGTCCAGCAGACTCCAGGTGTGTATCGGCAGCTGGGGTTTCGTTCCTCACtgcattagaaacaaaaataatttcagttaataCAACAATTTCTAAGTCTATTTCTGCTCAGTCTGGCGTTGGTCAGTGGAATTGATGAATTTGCCCATGAGATGATTTGTGTTCACAGTAAAACCTGCTCAGGGAACGCTGCTTAAAGCTTCACCCCAGGCAGATCTGGTCTGCATGCTCCCCGTCCTCTCCGCATGTATTTTCGTCCCTTTTATATAACAATTCTCCCGCGGAGAGGTAGGAAACAGCTCTCAGAGCCTGTATCACCAGCTCAAGGCAGGAGCCCAAGGACCCTCGTGAGTGAAACTGGTgcctgggctctgccctgcGTGGAGAAAAGGGCAGCGTCAGCTCAGCTGTGGTGAGTTTTTCAGTAAAGCTCAGTCACTCTGGTTAAAGTAACCACAGGAAGGAAGCAGACGGGATGCCTCTTGCTGTACGGAGAATGAAGGTTTCCAGTTACCTGATGCTACAGgagattcagaagaaaatggaggaaGAGCAAGTCAGCAATCTGGATGGGATGGCTGCCTGCTCGCAGGGGCATCAGCACCGGAGAGGAGCTGGCACGGCGGGGAGATGCAGCTCCGCTCCTCCAAAGGCGGGTTGGGAAGCTGGAGGGGCTGCGGGGATGTGCTGCAGGGCTCCCAGCCAGGGGCACGGGTTCGCTCGAGGGAGGTAGAAACAAGAGCCAGGGGACACCCAGCGCTAGATCGCCGTGCAAGCCACGTGCGAAGAACTCTGAGCCATTTCTCACCAAAACATGGGGATCTTTGCAGTTCGCATCGTGACGCAGATCTGGTGAGCAAAACCCGCTAACGCCTCTGACTAAACGTGTGTATCATCTCCAAGAAGTTTTGGGAAGGGTGTTCCGGAAATCCCAGCAGAAGCCGTCTGGGCAACCAAAGGCAGCACCTACTACGGAGAAATGACATTTCCAGCAGGGGAGCAATCACCATGATTCATTTCTGGCCGTATCCTCCAGCAGCTTTTTTCCCCGTTGTCAGGCCAGCCCTGTCCACCACAGTTCCTCTCTGCCAGGACgcactgcttaaaaaaaagttgaaaaaaggagaaaaaaa is a window from the Balearica regulorum gibbericeps isolate bBalReg1 chromosome 25, bBalReg1.pri, whole genome shotgun sequence genome containing:
- the IL10 gene encoding interleukin-10, encoding MQTCSALLCLLLAACTLPARCSPTDPSCLHFSELLPAKLKELRIKFEEIKDYFQSKDDELNIQLLSSELLDEFKGSFGCQSVLEMMRFYVEEVLPSAMGTSTHHRQSVGDLSNLLLSLKAMMRRCNRFFVCEKRTKTIKHIKETFDKMNENGIYKAMGEFDIFINYIEEYLLMKRRK